From Oncorhynchus masou masou isolate Uvic2021 unplaced genomic scaffold, UVic_Omas_1.1 unplaced_scaffold_1767, whole genome shotgun sequence:
aacagcaaccacaccaataccaccaacaacaaccacaccaataccaacaccaacaccatcaacaacaccaacaacaaccacaccaatgccaacaccaacaacaccaacaccaccaacaacaaccacaccaataccacaACCACCCGACAACAACAACACcagtaccaccaacaacaacaaccacaccaacaacaacaccagtaccaccaacaccaaccacaccaccaccaacaaccaacaccagtaccaccaacaacaacaacaccaataccatacaccaacaaaaacaacaacaccattaccaccactaccacagcaacacaacaccaccaacaacaacaacaccaacaacaacaaccaccattACCACAGCAACCAAcctaccaacaccaacaccatcaacaacaccaacaacaacacaccaccaacaccaacaacaccaacaccaccaacaacaaccacaccaataccacaaccacccaacaacaacaccagtaccaccaacaacaacaaccacaccaacaacaacaccagtaccaccaacaacaacaaccacaccaccaacaacaacaacaaaccagtaccaccaacaacaacaacaccaataccaccaccaacaacaacaacaccattacCACCAACAACtaccacagcaacaacaacaccaccaacaacaacaccaataccaacaccaccaccaacaacaacacaccaATACCacaaccaccaacaacaacaacacccgtaccaccaacaacaacaaccacaccaaacaacaccaccaactacaacatcaaccacaccaccaccaccaccaacaacaacaccaccaacaaccacaccaccaccaacaacaacactacCACCAACAACTACCACACCattaccaccaacaacaaccacacctaTACCACCAACTAAGCGGAAGCCATAACTCAACCACAACCCCAACGACAACAGAAGAATCAACCACAACCCCCAGGACAACTGAAAAACCAACCACAACCCCAACGACAACAGAAGAACCAACCACAACCCCAGCGACAACAGAAGAATCAACCACAACCCCCAGGACAACTGAAAACCAACCACAACCCCCAGGACAACTGAAAAACCAACCACAACCACCCCTGTCATAGACACCACAACCACTAAAGCTCCTACAACAACACCCAAACCACCAACTACAACAGAAGCCACAACTCCAATGACAACCACATCACCAACAACCCATGAATCGGTTGTCACTGGTCCTCCAATAACACCAGAACATCAAGTCAGTTCAATACCAACCACAACTGGGTCACCAACCCCTCCACCAATCACTTGTCCTGAGTGGGACAAGTGGTAAGTACCTCAATATAACCATCACATAATCAACTGGGCTCCCTTAACGTCGATAACACATAGCCAACATTTGATGTCAACGAGGTCGAAAAGTCCTTTCAGAGACTTATTAAATGATTCCTGTGTGAATTGTGAAAGCTCTCTGATGACGTGcaattttctttttctctctaaaATATCAGCAAAATGAAACTTTCTGGctctgcaactgcacattggCCAGATGCATTGAAAACAACACCATTGAGATAATTCCGTATGAATGCCCAGTGCCTGAGCCAATCACATGTACCAATGGCAAGAAACCAGTGCTACAATGGGATGAGTTCTACTGCTGCCAACGATTCGTGTGTGACTGTGAGTTGTGAaagcttcttcttctcctctgacCTGGTCAGGAAGGTAGATGGCCATGTCCAGTTTCTGTAACTATTAACATACACGTCCTTATCCCTAACATTTGGAATAATACTCAATATAAATACTCAATATAAATATTActtcatacatttaaaaaaaatcatttgaCAGAGGATCGTAATGTCTGTCTGCTTCATAACGGTGTTTATTTTCATGACAGGCGTCTGTGAGGGTTGGGGAGACCCCCATTTACATCACCTTCGACGGGCTCTTCTACAGTTTCCAAGGGAACTGTACCTATGTGCTGATGGAGGAGATGTTGCCGCGTCACCACTTCAAGATCTACATCGACAACGTCAACTGTGATCCCACCGAGGACGTGTCTTGTCCTCGATCCATCATCGTGTCCTACAGCTCAACAGTTATAACACTGAAGAATCACAACCTCATTGGAGCTGCTCAGTTGGAGGTAACTTAAGTGGATAAACTGGCTCAGAAATCAATATAAGCAATAGGCCATATATATGTTGAATGGCTGGATTTGGGGCCTAAAGGACTGAAAAATGATTTATGTGAAAATGAAAGACAATTCTCTTCCACTATTTCATTCTCTGAACTGAATTGTGCATTAGTTCTCAACATCCGTAGCTTTCATTGATACAACATATGAATTTGATGTTCTCCATCAACTTATTTCAACCTGTAATGTCATGATATTAGTAAGTATTGCGGTCACCTTGCCTTTCTTTAAGAGATCCTGAAgattgatctctctcttccatccctttTTCCTATCCTTTTCTATCCCCCCCTTTCGTCcatctctctttcatccctctctccctgccatctgtctttcatccctctctccctgccatctgtctttcatccctctctccctgccatctgtctttcatccctctctccctgccatctgtctttcatccctctctccctgccatctctttcatccctctctccctgccatctgtctttcatcctctctccctgccatctgtctttcatccatctctccctgccatctgtctttcatccctctctccctgccatctgtctttcatccctctctccctgccatctgtctttcatccctctctcctgccatCTGTCTTTCAGGCTCTTATTGATGGAGTCTCCCTGAGACTACCCTTCACGCGACACGGTGTGAAGGTGATGAACTCTGGTATCAACATGGTCTTGGAGATAGCACACCTCCAGGTGGTAGTTACCTTTGGAGTCACTGGCTTCAGCGTCAACCTTCCTTGGCAACACTTTGGCAACAATACACAGGGTCATTGTGGTAAGGACTTAGTTTCATtcatttgttgtccttaaactaTGTATCTTGGGCATTTAAAAATAAGAGCTGAGAAATGATTGTGAATCACTGAACTTAAACAGAGAGCGGTCATTTGGTATTCTGAGCATGGTGTGAGAAGGCCTAATGGAGAAGTCTTTGAATTGATGGAAATCATTTATCCAAGGTTGGAGGTGaaaaactagcctggtcccagatctgtttgggtTCTTTTTACCAAAACCCTATGTTTGTCAGATATCGAACCATAGGGTttggcaagacaacacaaacTGATCAGGGACCAGGCTAGCAAACAATGGTTTGGGCTTTCCTGTCTGATGTCTGTGTCTGATATTTttactgtatgtgctgtactaATTGTGAGAGAGCTCCAACAAAGATGTCCAATGTATGTATTACTTTTAATAGCTGCAAATGGTAAAATAAATGACTTGAACCTGAACTGTATGCATCTCTTCCAGGAACATGTAGCAACAACCAGGCTGATGACTGCATGTTGCCTGGAGGTCAGCTGGTGGAGAACTGTGCTGTGATGGCAGACTACTGGCCAGCCAAGGACCTCTACCAGCCTGACTGCCATGTGCCACCTGGAATCCCCAccaactctcctctccctgaACCCACACAGAAGCCATGCAAGCCAGACTCCTCTGTCTGTGATCTTCTGAAGGACAGGTAAACCTCCCTAAAGGCACTGTGATCTCCTGAAGGACAGGTAAACCTCCCTAAAGGCACTGTGATCTCCTGAAGGGCAGGTAAACCTCCCTAAAGGCACTGTGATCTCCTGAAGGGCAGGTAAACCTCCCTAAAGGCACTGTGATCTCCTGAAGGGCAGGTCAACCTCCCTAAAGGCACTGTGATCTCCTGAAGGGCAGGTCAACCTCCCTAAAGGCACTGTGATCTCCTGAAGGGCAGGTCAACCTCCCTAAAGGCACTGTGATCTCCTGAAGGACAGGTAAACCTCCCTAAAGGCACTGTGATCTCCTGAAGGACAGGTCCACCTCCCTAAAGGCACTGTGATCTCCTGAAGGACAGGTCCATTGGTGTCTGACAGAAACCAAAATGAATCTTACAGTGTATTTGGAAGGTCTGTTTCTCATATTCTTTCTTCTCTGGTTTTCAATCCACAGCATTTTTGCAGCCTGTCATCCATTTGTCTCACCTGACAACTTCTACAAGGGCTGTGTCTATGACAGCTGCCACGTGTCCAACCCAGCGGTGGAGTGCACCAGTCTGCAGACATACGCTGCTGCCTGTGCCCAGTTTGGAGTATGCATCTACTGGAGAAACCACACCGAGTTCTGTGGTAGGCTTACTGTACTCGTTGAAAACATCCAGACTCACCATGTTAAATAAGACTCACCTCATAAGGATAGATAAATATGTCCACCATTGAAGAGATATGAAGTACTGTGTAGAAGACCAGGATCAAGGAACTGTGTAGATGAGACCAGGAACAATACTATACTAACACAACTTAGTGTGTGTTGTAGATCAGACCAGGAACAATACTATACTAACACAATAGAGGAGGGGGTTTCTATTTATAAATATTAGATTAGTGCATTTTTGTATTTGAAGTGATAAATGATGGAGATAGTGGACATCCTTGTCTGGTTCCCCTTTGTAATGTGTAATATAGTATCGGGCTTCAGTCCTACAATCAACTGATTGTAAATAATTACTGTAGTCAGAACATTTTTCCATTGTGATAacactttttacatcagcagatgtcacaaagtgcttgtacagaaacccagcctaaaaccccaaacagcaagcaatacagatgtagaagcacggtggcttggacaAACTAGGAAGAACCTGGGAAGAAACCAGaatctgaggggtggccagtcctcttctggctgtgctgggtggagattataacagtacatggcaaTTAAAGCCAGATCGTTCAGCAGCAGGttcggtagagagagagagagggagagagagagagagagagagagagagagagagagggagagagagagagagagagagagggagtcacaacagcaggtccgggacaagcaCATCCATTGAACAggacagggttccatagctgcagtcACAACAGCAGAAATTGGATCAGCATTATGTCCAGGTTGACTGGGGACAGGCACAGCCAGGAGtcgtcaggccaggtagtcctgaggcatggtccttggaCTCAGGTCCTCTGtgaagggagaaaagagagaagaatTAGGGGTAGCATACTTAGgaatcacacaggacaccagagaTGACAGGAGAATTATGCCAGATAGGACAGTCTGAACCTAGCCCCCCGGCACGTAGACTATTGCAgtatatatactggagactgagacagggggtTTGGGTGTCACTATAGACTGAGTTGTATCTTTCTTCAACAGCCAGCGACTGTCCAGCTGACAAAGTCTACAAGCCCTGCGGTCCTGCAGAACAGCCAACCTGTGATGACAAGTAGGTTTCTAATTAGAGATTGGCTAGCGCAAAAACATCCTTGCTTTCATGTTTTATGTTAACTGAGGTAGACAACTGTCAAATAAGACAAAGAGAAAATACCTACCTACAGTTAAATATAGAGTTGCTGTACAGAGGAAATAGGAGTTGTCACTGTAATGTTGTGTTCTACAGTCCAGACGAGTCTAGGATGAACTTCACCACAGAAGGCTGCTTCTGTCCTGATGGGATGAAACTCTTCAACAAGGACTCAGGGATCTGTGTTGATAAGTGTGGTGAGTGTTCCCAGCTACTGCCATTGGTCCATTTCATGTTGACGACACAGAGAAGATGGTTAGGACTTAACCTTTCCAAGGATGTTTCAGGTCTATGAATGTTCTACTAAATGGTGGTGTTTGTGTTTCTGAAGGATGCATTGACCCCGAAGGAGTTCCGCGAGAGGTAAGTTAGGCCTTTTGGTTTTCATTCATCCTTATTTTATTTGACTAATTAATATGGACTGTTATCTAGTCCACTGGCTCTGTCATGGATGATGCCAGAGGTTTATATGAGGACCTACTTACAGCGTCCACACAGTATTATCCACATTGTCTGAATGCCAAATGGCCCCCTTATGCCCTATATTTAGCCCCTAtgtcctatttagtgcactacactTGACCAAACCCATTGATAGAACCACACTCCCTTCTTGTTGTATCTCATCACAGTTCAACGAGAGGTTTGAGTACAAGTGCCAGGATTGCGTTTGTTTGGAGTCCACCAAGACTGTGACCTGTAAACCCAAGGTCTGCTCCAAACCACCAGTAGAGATATGCACTGGACCAGGCTTTGTATATGTCAACCAAACCGATCCATCCGATCCATGCTGCTCCAACCTCGCCTGCCGTAAGGATCTCACAACACTTTTTCACCTTCCATATTATACTCAGATCTATTTCAACAGTATTGTGCCGACCTGAACCGTACTGTGCTGGCTTGGATATGTTCTTTTCACATGGTCCTTTCCAGCACGGGTCCAGGATCTAGGGTTgatgtgtaaccaggccagtgcCGTACAGCTGGGCTCAGCTCAGTCGTgttgaaaacacacacatagtgaagacatgaatCAGCTCATATTATCATGTCCATACTCTGCTATTGTTTCCCCTCCTAGGTTGTGACAGCAGCACTTGCCCAACTACCGACATGAACTGTCCTATTGGGTTCATGCCAGTGGTTTCAGTCCCTGAGGGGAAATGCTGTCCAGAGCACACATGTGGTATGGTCTCTTTACCTAGATCTATACTATCTACACTATCTACACTATCTACATGTGGTATGGTCTCTTTACCTAGATCTATACTATCTAGACTATCTACACTATCTACATGTGGTATGGTCTCTTTACCTAGATCTATACTATCTAGACTATCTACACTATCTACATGTGGTATGGTCTCTTTACCTAGATCTATACTATCTAGActatctacactatctacaggtggtatggtctctttacctagatctatactatctagactatctacactatctacatgtggtatggtcaaatcaaatcaaatcaaatttatttatatagcccttcgtacatcagctgatatctcaaagtgctgtacagaaacccagcctaaaaccccaaacagcaagcaatgcaggtgtagaagcacggtggctaggaaaaactccctagaaaagccaaaacctaggaagaaacctagagaggaaccaggctatgtggggtggccagtcctcttctggctgtgccgggtagagattataacagaacatggccaagatgttcaaatgttcataaatgaccagcatggtcgaataataataaggcagaacagttgaaactggagcagcagcacggccaggtggactggggacagcaaggagtcatcatgtcaagtagtcctggggcatggtcctagggctcaggtcagttgaaactggagcagcagcacggccaggtggactggggacagcaaggagtcatcatgtcaggtagtcctggggcatggtcctagggctcaggtcctccgagagagagaaggagagaattagagaacgcacacttagattcacacaggacaccgaattggacaggagaagtactccagatataacaaactgaccccagcccccgacacataaactactgcagcataaatactggaggctgagacaggaggggtcaggagacactgtggccccacccgaggacaccccggacagggccaaacaggaaggatataaccccacccactttgccaaagcacagcccccacaccactggagggatatcttcaaccaccaacttaccatcctgagacaaagctgagtatagcccgcaaagatctccgccacggcacaacccaaggggcgccaacccagacagggtTGACctgatgaccacatcagtgaatcaacccactcaggtgacgcaccccctccagggacggcatgagagagccccagcaagccagtgactcagcccctgtaacagggttagaggcagagaatcccagtggaaagaggggaaccggccaggcagagacagcaagggtggttcgttgctccagagcctttccgttcaccttcccactcctgggccagactacactcaatcatatgacccactgaagagatgagtcttcagtaaagacttaaaggttgagaccgagtttgcgtctctgacatgggtaggcagaccgttccataaaaatggagctctataggagaaagccctgcctccagctgtttgcttagaaattctagggacaattaggaggcctgcgtcttgtgaccgtagcgtacgtgtaggtatgtacggcaggaccaaatcagagagataggtaggagcaagcccatgcaatgctttgtaggttagcagtaaaaccttgaaatcagcccttgctttgacaggaagccagtgtagggaggctagcactggagtaatatgatcaaattttttggttctagtcaggattctagcagccgtatttagcactaactgaagtttatttagtgctttatccgggtagccggaaagtagagcattgcagtagtccaaCCTAGAAgcgacaaaagcatggattaatttttctgcatcatttttggacagaaagtttctgatttttgcaatgttacgtagatggaaaaaagctgtccttgaaatggtcttgatatgttcttcaaaagagagatcagggtccagagtaacgccgaggtccttcacagttttatttgagatgactgtacaaccattaagattaattgtcagattcaacagaagatctctttgtttcttgggacctagaacaagcatctctgttttatccgagtttaaaagtagaaagtttgctgccatccacttccttatgtctgaagcacatgcttctagcgagggcaattttggggcttcaccatgtttcattgtttCATTGTCTCTTTACCTAGATCTATACTATCTAGATAATCTACACTATCTACATGTGGTATGGTCTCTTTAACTAGATCTATACTATCTAGATTATCTACACTATCTACATGTGGTATGGTCTCTTTACCTAGATCTATACTATCTAGATTATCTACACTATCTACATGTGGTATGGTCTCTTTACCTAGATCTAGACTATCTACATGTGGTATGGTCTCTTTAACTATATCTATACTGTCTAGTATTCCTGTGTTTGTATTTCTGAGATAATACCAGTTCTTTTAGACAGTCCCATGGATTggttgtctgtgtctctctctcaattggtTGTTTGTGTCTCTTGTCTCTTTCAGAGCCTAAAAGAGTTTGTCTTCACAAAGGCGTTGAATACCTGGTAATGACAAACTATTCTGCTCTCTCATCTGAAATGTTCATTACATAAATAAACACTGTTGGTTTTTACTTGTTTTAATATATTGCAGTATGTGTACAGTACGTCTCATACGCTATATGGGTTCATGTCAAATAGTGTCGGAGAGAGTGGGTCTCCTGGTTCCCTTGTGTCagagacagtgggtatcctggttccccTATGTTAGAGACAGTGGGTATCCTAGTTCCCCTGTGTCagagacagtgggtatcctggttcccctgtgttagagacagtgggtatcctggttccccTGTGTCAGAGAGagtgggtatcctggttcccctgtgttagagacagtgggtctcctggttcccctgtgtcagagacagtgggtatcctggttcccctgtgttagagacagtgggtatcctggttcccctgtgtcagagacagtgggtctcctggttcccctgtgtcagagacagtgggtatcctggttccactctgtcagagacagtgggtatcctggttcccctgtgtcggagacagtgggtatcctggttcccctgtgttagagacagtggg
This genomic window contains:
- the LOC135532202 gene encoding intestinal mucin-like protein, whose translation is MNAQCLSQSHVPMARNQCYNGMSSTAANDSCVTASVRVGETPIYITFDGLFYSFQGNCTYVLMEEMLPRHHFKIYIDNVNCDPTEDVSCPRSIIVSYSSTVITLKNHNLIGAAQLEALIDGVSLRLPFTRHGVKVMNSGINMVLEIAHLQVVVTFGVTGFSVNLPWQHFGNNTQGHCGTCSNNQADDCMLPGGQLVENCAVMADYWPAKDLYQPDCHVPPGIPTNSPLPEPTQKPCKPDSSVCDLLKDSIFAACHPFVSPDNFYKGCVYDSCHVSNPAVECTSLQTYAAACAQFGVCIYWRNHTEFCASDCPADKVYKPCGPAEQPTCDDNPDESRMNFTTEGCFCPDGMKLFNKDSGICVDKCGCIDPEGVPREFNERFEYKCQDCVCLESTKTVTCKPKVCSKPPVEICTGPGFVYVNQTDPSDPCCSNLACRCDSSTCPTTDMNCPIGFMPVVSVPEGKCCPEHTCEPKRVCLHKGVEYLPNSKVPGSECQECTCTNKVDPKSGHYQIDCGFMQCDEDCEKGYEYQEPGYSSDDCCGKCVQTHCVLQINGTKQLLKHGDTWSAPGDKCQQYSCVKNGDSYLTQSSNIHCPPFQQANCQPGSIQTAANGCCRICVEKDKACKIGSMKSFINHKSCQSVEEVEMPYCEGSCNTFTKYSAMAASLDHSCACCQESRSSNRTVDLRCLNGDVVPYTYLHVEECSCRHSDCNRAIRVPARRTRSNTLV